A region from the Corallococcus soli genome encodes:
- a CDS encoding MepB family protein, whose protein sequence is MSAHLVDPALGHLPHDLLTALREAYAPAGMNVTTPALREEESAEYGACRFALDGRPIVFRVAKTTPTKVGQFVTLWKRPVPEGEIAPLDRDDGVAFVVVSVGDAEHRGQFVFTQKTLVDKGVMSRAHQGGKRAIRVYPPWSKPVVPEAIRTQKWQLQSFLQLPLGGSPDPAQVRKLFAG, encoded by the coding sequence ATGAGCGCACACCTGGTCGACCCCGCCCTGGGGCATCTCCCCCACGATCTCCTGACCGCCCTCCGGGAGGCCTACGCGCCGGCCGGGATGAACGTCACCACCCCGGCGCTGCGCGAAGAAGAGAGCGCCGAGTATGGCGCCTGCCGCTTCGCGCTCGACGGTCGCCCCATCGTCTTCCGCGTGGCCAAGACGACCCCCACCAAGGTCGGGCAGTTCGTGACGCTGTGGAAGCGGCCCGTGCCCGAAGGGGAGATCGCGCCACTCGACAGGGACGACGGCGTGGCCTTCGTCGTGGTGAGCGTGGGCGACGCGGAGCACCGCGGCCAGTTCGTGTTCACCCAGAAGACCCTGGTGGACAAGGGGGTCATGTCCCGCGCCCACCAGGGCGGCAAGCGCGCCATCCGCGTCTATCCCCCCTGGTCCAAGCCGGTGGTGCCGGAAGCCATCAGGACGCAGAAGTGGCAGCTCCAGTCCTTCCTGCAACTTCCACTTGGTGGAAGTCCCGACCCGGCGCAGGTGCGCAAGCTCTTCGCCGGGTGA
- a CDS encoding class I SAM-dependent methyltransferase: protein MAFLYAGQRAGAYEAKLPGVFNDAKADYFRRTGLRRGDRVLVVCCGSGKDLPFLMEKVGPEGHILGVDFSDDMLALARERVEKAGWRNVELKHADVTRFNWREHGATQFDAGVCTLGLSIIPHWQEAYQRLWNSVRPGGLVLVGDMQLATGWKALFNPLTVWLSRDYGGSHEGHHNAGAVFRRMHAELERFEKAEYMLSSYGGASGVKRVAPLG, encoded by the coding sequence GTGGCGTTCCTCTACGCGGGGCAGCGCGCCGGGGCCTACGAGGCGAAGCTCCCCGGAGTCTTCAACGACGCGAAGGCTGATTATTTCCGGCGGACCGGGTTGCGCCGGGGCGATCGTGTCCTCGTCGTCTGCTGCGGCTCGGGCAAGGACCTGCCGTTCCTGATGGAGAAGGTGGGGCCGGAAGGACACATCCTGGGGGTGGACTTCTCCGACGACATGCTCGCGTTGGCGCGGGAGCGGGTGGAGAAGGCGGGGTGGCGCAACGTGGAGCTGAAGCACGCGGACGTCACGCGCTTCAACTGGAGGGAGCACGGCGCCACGCAGTTCGACGCGGGCGTGTGCACGCTGGGGCTGTCCATCATCCCCCACTGGCAGGAGGCCTATCAGCGCCTGTGGAACAGCGTGCGTCCCGGCGGCCTGGTGCTCGTCGGAGACATGCAGCTGGCCACCGGCTGGAAGGCCCTCTTCAACCCGCTGACGGTCTGGCTGTCGCGCGACTACGGCGGCAGCCACGAAGGCCACCACAACGCGGGCGCCGTCTTCCGGCGGATGCACGCGGAGCTCGAGCGCTTCGAGAAGGCCGAATACATGCTGTCGTCATATGGCGGGGCCTCCGGCGTCAAGCGCGTCGCGCCCCTGGGGTGA